One Triticum dicoccoides isolate Atlit2015 ecotype Zavitan chromosome 4B, WEW_v2.0, whole genome shotgun sequence genomic window carries:
- the LOC119292012 gene encoding putative receptor-like protein kinase At4g00960 isoform X2, whose product MDIEFHLLETITNKFADKVGSGGYGEVYKGLYNGKEIAVKRLHPLQGLDDKAFDSEFRNLSKVKHKNVVQLLGYCYQIVKKFVPYNGELVMAMEMERILCFEYMEGGSLDKHIGDESCGLDWQSCYQIIKGTCDGLNHLHGAHEKPIFHLDLKPSNILLDKNSRTAKIADLGLSRLVASTETHKTQMVNVKGTIGYMPPEYIDGGYISKKYDVFSLGVIILKIMTGNKGHSRCYEMPQEQFTKHVIENWEGRLQGTSGYSSHQNDILQVKKCIEIAVECVEKDRYKRPLIKDIVHQLEELEAKIKEMSLYSDMPIDLTGQTSSNYNILAVDPAIELRFLFEPRKDISTCMQLTNQTDGSVAFRVITNQAKYSVQPTKGIMAPCSKRYIYVTLRAQDAAPLNMQCNDMFVVQSTRVNDGCTSDGIADDEVMAGTAVGMVRLPIVYVGCDQVLG is encoded by the exons ATGGATATTGAATTCCATTTGCTTGAAACTATTACAAACAAATTTGCAGATAAGGTTGGCAGTGGTGGGTATGGTGAAGTTTACAAG GGGTTGTATAATGGAAAGGAGATTGCGGTGAAGAGGCTTCATCCCTTGCAAGGACTTGATGATAAGGCATTTGACAGTGAATTCCGTAACCTTAGTAAGGTCAAACATAAAAATGTTGTTCAGTTACTAGGCTACTGCTACCAAATAGTTAAAAAGTTCGTTCCATACAATGGAGAACTAGTTATGGCTATGGAAATGGAGAGAATTCTCTGTTTCGAATATATGGAGGGTGGAAGCCTCGATAAACATATTGGAG ATGAATCTTGTGGACTTGACTGGCAATCATGTTACCAAATTATCAAAGGGACCTGCGACGGTTTAAATCACCTCCATGGAGCACATGAAAAGCCTATTTTCCATCTGGACTTAAAACCATCCAACATATTGCTGGATAAGAACAGCAGGACGGCCAAAATTGCAGATCTTGGTTTGTCCAGACTTGTTGCTTCAACTGAAACCCATAAAACACAGATGGTCAACGTCAAAGGAACAAT CGGGTACATGCCACCAGAATACATAGACGGTGGTTACATATCAAAGAAATATGACGTTTTTAGTCTGGGAGTTATAATTCTGAAAATAATGACAGGAAACAAGGGCCACTCCCGTTGTTATGAAATGCCTCAGGAACAGTTCACTAAGCAT GTAATAGAGAACTGGGAGGGAAGGCTGCAGGGAACATCGGGGTATTCATCACACCAAAACGACATCCTACAAGTGAAGAAATGTATTGAAATAGCAGTAGAATGTGTGGAGAAAGACCGATATAAAAGGCCCCTCATAAAGGATATTGTCCATCAACTGGAGGAGCTAGAAGCTAAGATTAAGGAAATGTCACTATATTCTGATATGCCAATAGATCTTACTGGTCAG ACAAGTTCTAACTACAACATTCTTGCGGTGGATCCGGCAATAGAGCTGCGCTTCCTATTCGAGCCAAGGAAGGACATATCGACGTGTATGCAGCTAACCAACCAGACGGATGGCTCCGTAGCGTTTCGTGTCATAACCAACCAAGCCAAGTACTCCGTACAACCAACCAAAGGAATCATGGCACCATGTTCCAAGCGCTACATCTATGTGACCTTGCGCGCACAGGATGCGGCACCGCTGAATATGCAGTGCAACGACATGTTCGTTGTGCAGAGCACTCGTGTTAATGACGGCTGCACGTCCGATGGGATCGCTGATGACGAAGTCATGGCAGGAACGGCGGTGGGTATGGTGAGGCTGCCGATTGTTTATGTTGGGTGTGACCAAGTTCTAGGCTGA
- the LOC119292012 gene encoding putative receptor-like protein kinase At4g00960 isoform X1 — MDIEFHLLETITNKFADKVGSGGYGEVYKGLYNGKEIAVKRLHPLQGLDDKAFDSEFRNLSKVKHKNVVQLLGYCYQIVKKFVPYNGELVMAMEMERILCFEYMEGGSLDKHIGGTAEDESCGLDWQSCYQIIKGTCDGLNHLHGAHEKPIFHLDLKPSNILLDKNSRTAKIADLGLSRLVASTETHKTQMVNVKGTIGYMPPEYIDGGYISKKYDVFSLGVIILKIMTGNKGHSRCYEMPQEQFTKHVIENWEGRLQGTSGYSSHQNDILQVKKCIEIAVECVEKDRYKRPLIKDIVHQLEELEAKIKEMSLYSDMPIDLTGQTSSNYNILAVDPAIELRFLFEPRKDISTCMQLTNQTDGSVAFRVITNQAKYSVQPTKGIMAPCSKRYIYVTLRAQDAAPLNMQCNDMFVVQSTRVNDGCTSDGIADDEVMAGTAVGMVRLPIVYVGCDQVLG, encoded by the exons ATGGATATTGAATTCCATTTGCTTGAAACTATTACAAACAAATTTGCAGATAAGGTTGGCAGTGGTGGGTATGGTGAAGTTTACAAG GGGTTGTATAATGGAAAGGAGATTGCGGTGAAGAGGCTTCATCCCTTGCAAGGACTTGATGATAAGGCATTTGACAGTGAATTCCGTAACCTTAGTAAGGTCAAACATAAAAATGTTGTTCAGTTACTAGGCTACTGCTACCAAATAGTTAAAAAGTTCGTTCCATACAATGGAGAACTAGTTATGGCTATGGAAATGGAGAGAATTCTCTGTTTCGAATATATGGAGGGTGGAAGCCTCGATAAACATATTGGAGGTACCGCCGAAG ATGAATCTTGTGGACTTGACTGGCAATCATGTTACCAAATTATCAAAGGGACCTGCGACGGTTTAAATCACCTCCATGGAGCACATGAAAAGCCTATTTTCCATCTGGACTTAAAACCATCCAACATATTGCTGGATAAGAACAGCAGGACGGCCAAAATTGCAGATCTTGGTTTGTCCAGACTTGTTGCTTCAACTGAAACCCATAAAACACAGATGGTCAACGTCAAAGGAACAAT CGGGTACATGCCACCAGAATACATAGACGGTGGTTACATATCAAAGAAATATGACGTTTTTAGTCTGGGAGTTATAATTCTGAAAATAATGACAGGAAACAAGGGCCACTCCCGTTGTTATGAAATGCCTCAGGAACAGTTCACTAAGCAT GTAATAGAGAACTGGGAGGGAAGGCTGCAGGGAACATCGGGGTATTCATCACACCAAAACGACATCCTACAAGTGAAGAAATGTATTGAAATAGCAGTAGAATGTGTGGAGAAAGACCGATATAAAAGGCCCCTCATAAAGGATATTGTCCATCAACTGGAGGAGCTAGAAGCTAAGATTAAGGAAATGTCACTATATTCTGATATGCCAATAGATCTTACTGGTCAG ACAAGTTCTAACTACAACATTCTTGCGGTGGATCCGGCAATAGAGCTGCGCTTCCTATTCGAGCCAAGGAAGGACATATCGACGTGTATGCAGCTAACCAACCAGACGGATGGCTCCGTAGCGTTTCGTGTCATAACCAACCAAGCCAAGTACTCCGTACAACCAACCAAAGGAATCATGGCACCATGTTCCAAGCGCTACATCTATGTGACCTTGCGCGCACAGGATGCGGCACCGCTGAATATGCAGTGCAACGACATGTTCGTTGTGCAGAGCACTCGTGTTAATGACGGCTGCACGTCCGATGGGATCGCTGATGACGAAGTCATGGCAGGAACGGCGGTGGGTATGGTGAGGCTGCCGATTGTTTATGTTGGGTGTGACCAAGTTCTAGGCTGA
- the LOC119292013 gene encoding disease resistance protein PIK6-NP-like isoform X1, whose amino-acid sequence MGGRIEKKYEVLEDILAGVVMPRDLPLALLEDITDHFSDKRIIGKGGFPMVYKGVLGNKNVAVKKIFVNKDTVSEKLFHREVASLMKIEKHQNLVRFLGFCSNKARVVEEQTGSEEPIYFQIMDILLCFEYISNGSLDKHITDELRGLTWDTRFDIIRGICEGMRYLHEDKSIIHMDLKPANILLDDHMIPKITDFGQSRFAENTHTKEIFITPKYGAPEYLKDGRTSEKADIYSLGVVIRELVTGSEDSRDTAHVLRRWTHRWHKQQTQHQYQQVIKCMEIAVRCSEHEPENRPSISDIIRGLSEIESTNGPIDQMSLYQYDDMLGIEPLELCFSLEHISCLVELTNETTNSIAFNIIGRPSKQYSTQPDKGIVPPGCKRDVKITLQPHESATQVTSSDKLVVQSIQVSVGVADHNITSDMFINKGGKNVVDEVNLMVLYQPKTINLQEEAVPEDIGSSSRNKKIRRLSTPQLLYFDPVESIPRNLATGLMSDQTVDLATGAIGSLLAKLSELLNMYNLEASIRSDVDCVIHELRVMRADLCNVSEVQWDNNNENIKLAKLWAGEVRELSYNIEDVVDGFLIHAKGSEPATRIGGLIESIKRIMGLFMSGRTSSHQIGGAIKDIKKKVQHQSSWKGKYKVEEVKKVANTVSTINAHYLSALVKDRDKLFGIDDAVNDLTKRLRGADGNGDMYGLKIHSIFGIGGLGKTTLARAVYNQLKGSFRLTAFVSLGRNPDVKKLFYDILFELDEPRHTKLKPANLDESQLIRVLTELLKNNRYLIVIDDMWDTKVWHDFIKFAFLGSKCGSKIIITTRIFEVAAIATDVYKLNPLSDGYSEELFYATLSPEEGCEYDLTDGVIEKILSKCDGVPLAIITIASMLASKQREDWPKVYNSIGFGTEVTEDVDNTRKILLFSYSDLPRHIRTCLLHLSIYPEDYFICKDTVIWMWVAEGFVHDESGRGLFEIGERYFNQLVNRSMVQLVANPRYLVSTMLHFRIHDLVLDMICALSKDENFVTLLEIDEQHTSLKNNARRLAVQKRNIEKLDPPTINCHGLRSFYAIGCHIDVMQPLSRFKVLRVLSLAGCRINEDQPYQLEHIGNLLQLRYLGLERMPICKLPEEIGDLLFLQTLVLKGTKIKELPHSVGLLRQLKCLCAPKVKVPDWLVNMTSLEDLKLDALMPFVFAEGLINLKELRDLQIQSYRSFGDNSDRALVKSIGNLHKLQSLILINFMDNADEIWEGFVPPRHLHSMNMYVGFYGVPPWMDPTHLPSLSVLQLHLCSMEARCLEILGRLPELHTLKLQTGEGSWLTVTGSGAFPKLRHLRSSRAMLRFQRGVMTRLEYLELEVRVPELKKAKFDCDFTSLGNLPLLQKLSVHLTCKADDPEYGKRMEVAVKHAIDRHPHRRPILHWIH is encoded by the exons ATGGGGGGCAGAATTGAGAAAAAATATGAGGTCCTGGAGGATATACTTGCTGGAGTTGTGATGCCGAGAGATCTGCCACTAGCACTTCTAGAGGATATCACGGATCATTTCTCAGATAAAAGAATAATTGGCAAGGGGGGATTCCCAATGGTTTACAAG GGTGTCCTCGGAAACAAGAATGTTGCTGTGAAGAAGATTTTTGTGAACAAAGACACAGTCAGTGAGAAGTTATTTCATCGTGAGGTTGCTAGCCTGATGAAGATAGAAAAACATCAAAACTTAGTCCGGTTTCTGGGCTTCTGTTCTAATAAAGCTCGTGTCGTGGAAGAACAGACAGGATCAGAAGAACCAATTTACTTTCAAATTATGGATATATTACTCTGTTTCGAGTACATCAGCAACGGAAGCCTTGATAAACATATTACCG ATGAACTTCGTGGACTCACATGGGATACACGTTTTGATATAATCAGAGGAATTTGTGAGGGTATGCGTTATCTTCATGAGGATAAATCTATCATTCATATGGATCTGAAACCAGCAAACATACTACTTGATGATCATATGATACCAAAAATTACGGATTTTGGTCAGTCAAGATTCGCTGAAAACACACATACTAAGGAAATTTTTATAACACC AAAATATGGCGCTCCAGAATACCTGAAAGATGGCAGAACGTCAGAAAAGGCTGATATATATAGTTTGGGTGTTGTTATTCGAGAACTGGTGACAGGAAGTGAGGACAGTCGAGATACAGCCCAT GTACTTCGAAGGTGGACACACAGGTGGCATAAACAGCAGACACAACACCAATACCAACAAGTAATTAAATGCATGGAAATAGCGGTACGCTGCAGTGAACATGAACCAGAAAATAGGCCTTCTATCAGTGATATAATCCGCGGTCTAAGCGAAATAGAAAGTACAAATGGGCCCATTGACCAG ATGAGCCTATATCAGTATGATGACATGCTTGGGATTGAGCCACTCGAGCTATGTTTCTCTTTGGAGCATATATCGTGCTTAGTTGAGCTAACCAACGAGACAACTAATTCCATCGCCTTCAACATCATCGGAAGGCCAAGCAAACAGTACAGCACTCAGCCTGACAAAGGCATTGTGCCGCCAGGATGCAAGCGCGATGTGAAGATAACACTGCAACCACATGAGAGTGCAACACAAGTTACGAGTTCTGATAAGCTCGTCGTACAGAGCATACAAGTGAGTGTGGGTGTAGCAGATCATAATATTACTTCTGACATGTTCATAAACAAGGGTGGCAAAAACGTGGTTGATGAAGTCAATTTGATGGTTCTATATCAGCCCAAGACAATTAATCTGCAAGAAGAGGCAGTCCCTGAG GACATTGGGTCTAGTAGCCGTAATAAGAAAATACGTAGGTTAAGTACACCACAACTATTGTACTTCGACCCAGTTGAAAGCATTCCACGGAATCTAGCCACTGGCTTGATGAGCGACCAAACCGTGGATCTCGCAACAGGAGCCATCGGAAGCCTGCTTGCCAAGCTGAGTGAGCTCCTCAACATGTACAATCTGGAGGCGAGCATTAGGAGCGATGTGGATTGTGTCATACATGAGCTAAGAGTCATGCGCGCTGACCTCTGCAATGTTTCAGAGGTGCAGTGGGACAACAACAATGAGAATATCAAATTAGCCAAACTTTGGGCTGGCGAAGTTAGGGAATTGTCATATAACATAGAGGATGTCGTCGATGGCTTCCTGATACACGCCAAGGGCTCAGAACCCGCCACCCGTATTGGAGGGTTGATAGAGTCCATAAAAAGGATAATGGGCCTGTTCATGTCGGGAAGGACCAGCAGTCACCAGATTGGTGGCGCGATCAAAGACATCAAGAAGAAAGTCCAGCATCAGTCTAGCTGGAAGGGAAAGTACAAGGTCGAAGAGGTCAAAAAGGTTGCAAATACAGTTTCCACAATCAATGCCCATTATCTATCAGCTTTGGTGAAAGATCGCGACAAACTCTTTGGCATCGATGATGCAGTAAACGACCTCACCAAGAGGTTAAGAGGTGCAGATGGCAATGGGGACATGTATGGGCTCAAGATACACTCCATTTTTGGTATTGGAGGACTGGGCAAGACCACACTTGCCAGAGCTGTGTATAATCAGCTCAAAGGGTCCTTCCGTTTGACTGCTTTTGTTTCACTGGGTCGGAATCCCGATGTGAAGAAACTCTTCTACGACATTCTATTTGAACTTGACGAACCAAGGCATACAAAATTGAAGCCTGCAAATTTGGATGAAAGCCAGCTTATACGTGTACTCACAGAGCTGCTCAAGAACAACAG GTACCTCATTGTTATCGATGATATGTGGGATACAAAAGTATGGCATGATTTTATCAAATTTGCTTTTCTTGGTAGCAAATGCGGAAGTAAAATAATCATAACTACACGTATATTTGAAGTTGCCGCAATAGCTACTGATGTATACAAGCTGAACCCTCTTTCTGATGGTTATTCTGAAGAGCTATTCTATGCAACActgtctcctgaggaaggctgtgagtaTGATTTAACAGATGGGGTAATTGAAAAGATTTTATCAAAATGCGATGGTGTGCCATTAGCTATAATTACAATAGCTAGTATGTTGGCCAGTAAACAGAGAGAGGATTGGCCTAAGGTGTACAACTCTATTGGTTTCGGGACTGAGGTTACCGAAGATGTCGATAACACAAGGAAGATATTGTTGTTTAGCTATAGTGATCTTCCACGCCATATAAGGACATGCTTATTGCATCTAAGCATATATCCAGAGGACTATTTTATCTGCAAAGACACGGTGATATGGATGTGGGTTGCCGAAGGTTTTGTTCATGACGAATCAGGGAGAGGTTTATTTGAGATTGGGGAGAGATATTTCAATCAGCTCGTCAATAGAAGCATGGTCCAGCTGGTGGCAAATCCGCGCTACCTGGTCAGCACAATGCTTCATTTCCGTATCCATGATTTGGTGCTTGATATGATTTGTGCATTGTCAAAAGATGAAAACTTTGTTACTTTATTGGAAATAGATGAGCAACACACATCTTTAAAGAACAATGCTCGTAGATTAGCTGTCCAAAAGAGAAACATTGAGAAGCTAGACCCTCCAACTATTAATTGCCACGGGCTGAGATCATTTTATGCCATTGGCTGCCATATTGATGTGATGCAACCACTTTCAAGATTTAAAGTATTACGCGTCCTATCTTTGGCAGGATGTAGAATTAATGAAGATCAGCCTTATCAGCTTGAACATATTGGGAATCTACTTCAGTTGAGGTATCTCGGACTAGAGAGAATGCCTATTTGTAAGCTCCCTGAAGAAATTGGAGATCTCCTTTTTCTGCAAACCTTGGTTCTGAAGGGAACTAAGATAAAAGAACTGCCACATAGTGTGGGCCTGCTTAGACAACTGAAGTGTCTATGTGCTCCCAAAGTTAAAGTTCCTGATTGGCTGGTGAACATGACATCTCTAGAAGACCTAAAGTTGGATGCACTAATGCCCTTTGTTTTTGCTGAAGGGCTGATCAATCTAAAAGAGCTTAGAGACCTCCAGATTCAGAGTTATCGTTCATTTGGTGATAATTCGGACAGAGCTTTGGTGAAGTCTATAGGGAATTTGCATAAACTCCAAAGCCTAATACTAATTAACTTCATGGACAATGCTGACGAGATCTGGGAAGGCTTTGTTCCCCCTCGACATCTCCATAGCATGAACATGTACGTGGGATTTTATGGTGTCCCTCCTTGGATGGATCCAACACATCTTCCAAGCCTCTCCGTCCTTCAGTTGCATTTGTGTAGTATGGAGGCACGCTGTCTAGAGATCCTTGGGAGGTTACCCGAACTACATACCCTCAAACTGCAGACCGGAGAGGGGAGCTGGCTTACGGTCACGGGCAGTGGTGCATTCCCCAAGTTGAGGCACTTGCGTAGTAGTCGCGCAATGCTGAGATTTCAGCGGGGAGTTATGACACGGCTTGAATACCTTGAGCTCGAGGTCCGTGTACCGGAATTGAAAAAGGCCAAGTTTGACTGCGACTTTACTAGCTTGGGGAACCTCCCTTTGCTTCAGAAATTAAGTGTTCATCTGACGTGTAAGGCCGACGATCCTGAATACGGGAAGAGGATGGAGGTAGCAGTGAAGCACGCAATTGATAGGCATCCACACCGTCGTCCCATCCTTCACTGGATTCATTAG
- the LOC119292013 gene encoding disease resistance protein RPM1-like isoform X2: protein MEIAVRCSEHEPENRPSISDIIRGLSEIESTNGPIDQMSLYQYDDMLGIEPLELCFSLEHISCLVELTNETTNSIAFNIIGRPSKQYSTQPDKGIVPPGCKRDVKITLQPHESATQVTSSDKLVVQSIQVSVGVADHNITSDMFINKGGKNVVDEVNLMVLYQPKTINLQEEAVPEDIGSSSRNKKIRRLSTPQLLYFDPVESIPRNLATGLMSDQTVDLATGAIGSLLAKLSELLNMYNLEASIRSDVDCVIHELRVMRADLCNVSEVQWDNNNENIKLAKLWAGEVRELSYNIEDVVDGFLIHAKGSEPATRIGGLIESIKRIMGLFMSGRTSSHQIGGAIKDIKKKVQHQSSWKGKYKVEEVKKVANTVSTINAHYLSALVKDRDKLFGIDDAVNDLTKRLRGADGNGDMYGLKIHSIFGIGGLGKTTLARAVYNQLKGSFRLTAFVSLGRNPDVKKLFYDILFELDEPRHTKLKPANLDESQLIRVLTELLKNNRYLIVIDDMWDTKVWHDFIKFAFLGSKCGSKIIITTRIFEVAAIATDVYKLNPLSDGYSEELFYATLSPEEGCEYDLTDGVIEKILSKCDGVPLAIITIASMLASKQREDWPKVYNSIGFGTEVTEDVDNTRKILLFSYSDLPRHIRTCLLHLSIYPEDYFICKDTVIWMWVAEGFVHDESGRGLFEIGERYFNQLVNRSMVQLVANPRYLVSTMLHFRIHDLVLDMICALSKDENFVTLLEIDEQHTSLKNNARRLAVQKRNIEKLDPPTINCHGLRSFYAIGCHIDVMQPLSRFKVLRVLSLAGCRINEDQPYQLEHIGNLLQLRYLGLERMPICKLPEEIGDLLFLQTLVLKGTKIKELPHSVGLLRQLKCLCAPKVKVPDWLVNMTSLEDLKLDALMPFVFAEGLINLKELRDLQIQSYRSFGDNSDRALVKSIGNLHKLQSLILINFMDNADEIWEGFVPPRHLHSMNMYVGFYGVPPWMDPTHLPSLSVLQLHLCSMEARCLEILGRLPELHTLKLQTGEGSWLTVTGSGAFPKLRHLRSSRAMLRFQRGVMTRLEYLELEVRVPELKKAKFDCDFTSLGNLPLLQKLSVHLTCKADDPEYGKRMEVAVKHAIDRHPHRRPILHWIH, encoded by the exons ATGGAAATAGCGGTACGCTGCAGTGAACATGAACCAGAAAATAGGCCTTCTATCAGTGATATAATCCGCGGTCTAAGCGAAATAGAAAGTACAAATGGGCCCATTGACCAG ATGAGCCTATATCAGTATGATGACATGCTTGGGATTGAGCCACTCGAGCTATGTTTCTCTTTGGAGCATATATCGTGCTTAGTTGAGCTAACCAACGAGACAACTAATTCCATCGCCTTCAACATCATCGGAAGGCCAAGCAAACAGTACAGCACTCAGCCTGACAAAGGCATTGTGCCGCCAGGATGCAAGCGCGATGTGAAGATAACACTGCAACCACATGAGAGTGCAACACAAGTTACGAGTTCTGATAAGCTCGTCGTACAGAGCATACAAGTGAGTGTGGGTGTAGCAGATCATAATATTACTTCTGACATGTTCATAAACAAGGGTGGCAAAAACGTGGTTGATGAAGTCAATTTGATGGTTCTATATCAGCCCAAGACAATTAATCTGCAAGAAGAGGCAGTCCCTGAG GACATTGGGTCTAGTAGCCGTAATAAGAAAATACGTAGGTTAAGTACACCACAACTATTGTACTTCGACCCAGTTGAAAGCATTCCACGGAATCTAGCCACTGGCTTGATGAGCGACCAAACCGTGGATCTCGCAACAGGAGCCATCGGAAGCCTGCTTGCCAAGCTGAGTGAGCTCCTCAACATGTACAATCTGGAGGCGAGCATTAGGAGCGATGTGGATTGTGTCATACATGAGCTAAGAGTCATGCGCGCTGACCTCTGCAATGTTTCAGAGGTGCAGTGGGACAACAACAATGAGAATATCAAATTAGCCAAACTTTGGGCTGGCGAAGTTAGGGAATTGTCATATAACATAGAGGATGTCGTCGATGGCTTCCTGATACACGCCAAGGGCTCAGAACCCGCCACCCGTATTGGAGGGTTGATAGAGTCCATAAAAAGGATAATGGGCCTGTTCATGTCGGGAAGGACCAGCAGTCACCAGATTGGTGGCGCGATCAAAGACATCAAGAAGAAAGTCCAGCATCAGTCTAGCTGGAAGGGAAAGTACAAGGTCGAAGAGGTCAAAAAGGTTGCAAATACAGTTTCCACAATCAATGCCCATTATCTATCAGCTTTGGTGAAAGATCGCGACAAACTCTTTGGCATCGATGATGCAGTAAACGACCTCACCAAGAGGTTAAGAGGTGCAGATGGCAATGGGGACATGTATGGGCTCAAGATACACTCCATTTTTGGTATTGGAGGACTGGGCAAGACCACACTTGCCAGAGCTGTGTATAATCAGCTCAAAGGGTCCTTCCGTTTGACTGCTTTTGTTTCACTGGGTCGGAATCCCGATGTGAAGAAACTCTTCTACGACATTCTATTTGAACTTGACGAACCAAGGCATACAAAATTGAAGCCTGCAAATTTGGATGAAAGCCAGCTTATACGTGTACTCACAGAGCTGCTCAAGAACAACAG GTACCTCATTGTTATCGATGATATGTGGGATACAAAAGTATGGCATGATTTTATCAAATTTGCTTTTCTTGGTAGCAAATGCGGAAGTAAAATAATCATAACTACACGTATATTTGAAGTTGCCGCAATAGCTACTGATGTATACAAGCTGAACCCTCTTTCTGATGGTTATTCTGAAGAGCTATTCTATGCAACActgtctcctgaggaaggctgtgagtaTGATTTAACAGATGGGGTAATTGAAAAGATTTTATCAAAATGCGATGGTGTGCCATTAGCTATAATTACAATAGCTAGTATGTTGGCCAGTAAACAGAGAGAGGATTGGCCTAAGGTGTACAACTCTATTGGTTTCGGGACTGAGGTTACCGAAGATGTCGATAACACAAGGAAGATATTGTTGTTTAGCTATAGTGATCTTCCACGCCATATAAGGACATGCTTATTGCATCTAAGCATATATCCAGAGGACTATTTTATCTGCAAAGACACGGTGATATGGATGTGGGTTGCCGAAGGTTTTGTTCATGACGAATCAGGGAGAGGTTTATTTGAGATTGGGGAGAGATATTTCAATCAGCTCGTCAATAGAAGCATGGTCCAGCTGGTGGCAAATCCGCGCTACCTGGTCAGCACAATGCTTCATTTCCGTATCCATGATTTGGTGCTTGATATGATTTGTGCATTGTCAAAAGATGAAAACTTTGTTACTTTATTGGAAATAGATGAGCAACACACATCTTTAAAGAACAATGCTCGTAGATTAGCTGTCCAAAAGAGAAACATTGAGAAGCTAGACCCTCCAACTATTAATTGCCACGGGCTGAGATCATTTTATGCCATTGGCTGCCATATTGATGTGATGCAACCACTTTCAAGATTTAAAGTATTACGCGTCCTATCTTTGGCAGGATGTAGAATTAATGAAGATCAGCCTTATCAGCTTGAACATATTGGGAATCTACTTCAGTTGAGGTATCTCGGACTAGAGAGAATGCCTATTTGTAAGCTCCCTGAAGAAATTGGAGATCTCCTTTTTCTGCAAACCTTGGTTCTGAAGGGAACTAAGATAAAAGAACTGCCACATAGTGTGGGCCTGCTTAGACAACTGAAGTGTCTATGTGCTCCCAAAGTTAAAGTTCCTGATTGGCTGGTGAACATGACATCTCTAGAAGACCTAAAGTTGGATGCACTAATGCCCTTTGTTTTTGCTGAAGGGCTGATCAATCTAAAAGAGCTTAGAGACCTCCAGATTCAGAGTTATCGTTCATTTGGTGATAATTCGGACAGAGCTTTGGTGAAGTCTATAGGGAATTTGCATAAACTCCAAAGCCTAATACTAATTAACTTCATGGACAATGCTGACGAGATCTGGGAAGGCTTTGTTCCCCCTCGACATCTCCATAGCATGAACATGTACGTGGGATTTTATGGTGTCCCTCCTTGGATGGATCCAACACATCTTCCAAGCCTCTCCGTCCTTCAGTTGCATTTGTGTAGTATGGAGGCACGCTGTCTAGAGATCCTTGGGAGGTTACCCGAACTACATACCCTCAAACTGCAGACCGGAGAGGGGAGCTGGCTTACGGTCACGGGCAGTGGTGCATTCCCCAAGTTGAGGCACTTGCGTAGTAGTCGCGCAATGCTGAGATTTCAGCGGGGAGTTATGACACGGCTTGAATACCTTGAGCTCGAGGTCCGTGTACCGGAATTGAAAAAGGCCAAGTTTGACTGCGACTTTACTAGCTTGGGGAACCTCCCTTTGCTTCAGAAATTAAGTGTTCATCTGACGTGTAAGGCCGACGATCCTGAATACGGGAAGAGGATGGAGGTAGCAGTGAAGCACGCAATTGATAGGCATCCACACCGTCGTCCCATCCTTCACTGGATTCATTAG